ATTGACAATCCGGGCTCTGATCACGGGCTAGCAATTGATAATTTTCAGCTCACCACTGCTGTTGCCCCCGGCATCACGCTACTAGAGTCGGGCGGCAGCACCGCTGTCAATGAAGAAGGCGAGACTACCGATACCTACACCCTAGCCCTGCGAACGACACCGACGGCTCCGGTGCAGGTTGCGATCGCAGCACCCGACAACCAAACCCGCCTTAGTCTCGATGGCATCGGCTTTGCCTCGTCGATTACGGTCACTCTGAGCGACACCACGCCCCAGACCATTACCGTTAAGGCAGTGAATGATGCGGCGGTAGAAGGATCACCCCACCCCGGCGTCATCACCCACACCGTCACCAGTACCGATGCGAACTACAGCGGGCTTGCGGTGCCCAACCTCAATGTCAGCATTTTAGATAATGACATTGCAGTCAATATCAGCAAGATTAACGAGATTCAGGGAAGCGGCTTGACGACTGGCTTCCTCAACCAGACCAAGACCATCGAAGGCGTAGTCGTCGGTGCCTTCCTGGGCAGCTCTGGCTTTAATGGCTTCTATGTGCAGGAGGAAGATGCCGATTGGGATGGCGACGACGCCACCTCAGAAGGCATCTTTGTCTTTGACCCCACTGGCCTGTTTTCGGGCAATGTGGGCGACAAGGTGCGGGTCACAGGAACCGTGGGTGAGTTCACTACCTCGGCTACGGGCATTACCGGCGTCACCGTTAACAGCAGCCTGACTCAGCTCTCTCTGGCTAACAACGTGGTCACGAACACTGTTGCTAACCTGGGAGCCAGTGAGCTACCCAGCGTTACCTACGTCACGCTTCCGGTTGCCGATGCCTCTGTGCTAGAGCGCTACGAGGGCATGCTGGTCAACATTGGCGCTGAGAATGGGGACTTAGCGGTCACCAATAACTTCACACTGGGCCGCTTTGGGCAGGTGGGGCTGTCTGCAGGCGATCGCCTCTACCAATACACTCAGGTGAATGCGCCTAGCGTGGAGGGCTACCAAGACTACCTGGCAAACCTGCTCGACAACTACATCATTTTGGATGACGGCAGCAACACCCAAAATCCTGACACCGTCATTCACGCCCGCAATGGACAGCCCCTGAGCGCCACCAATACCCTGCGCGGCGGCGATACGGTTGCCAGCATCACTGGGGTGCTCGATCAGCGGTTTGAAGGCTACCGGGTGCAGACCAGAAATCCGGTTGACTTCACAGCCTCTAACCCCCGCCAAGACACCGCTCCTGACGTGGGCGGCACGCTCAAAGCAGCTAGCTTTAACCTGCTCAACTACTTCAATGGCGATGGCTTGGGCGGCGGCTTCCCCACCCCCCGCGGAGCCGATAACCCGACCGAATTCCAGCGGCAGCAGGCCAAAACGATTGAGGCAATTCTAGGATTGAATGCCGATGTCATTGGCTACAACGAAATGGAGAATGACGGCTTTGGGCCGACCAGTGCTGTGCAGCAATTAGTGGACGCGCTAAATGCGATCGCAGGCCCCAGCACTTACGACTTCGTCATTCCCCCCGCCGATGCCCTAACTGACGGCAAGTTTGGCGGCGATCAAATCACCGTCGGCTTCATTTACAAGACCAACGCAGTTCGCATCGCCCCCGGCACTGACCCAGCAGCCCTCACTACGGGAGCCTTCGCCCAGGATGATGCCAATCGAGTTCAGCGTCCGGCTCTAGCTGTCACCTTCGAACGGCTGGATAGCGGCACACCGACCACTGAAACCTTTACCGCCATCATCAACCACTTCAAGTCCAAAGGTTCGAGCACCGGTAGACCTGAAGACGCCAATTTCCAAGATGGGCAGGGCCTCTCGAATGGCACCCGGACTCTTGCCTCTCAAGAACTGGCGGCTTGGCTGGCAACGAACCCCACCGGCACCGCCGATCCAGACTACCTGATCATGGGAGATCTCAATGCCTACCGCCTTGAAGACCCCATCACCACGCTGACCAATGCCGGTTACACCAGCCTATTTGGCCCCGAATCTTACTCCTACCAGTTCCAGGGACAGTGGGGCTCGCTCGATCACGCCCTGGCCAGCGGCAGCCTAGCCAGTCAAGTGACAGGTGCCGCCAAGTGGCACATCAATGCCGATGAACCTGTGGCGCTGGACTACAACCTGAATTTCAAATCTCCAGCCCAGCAGACCAGCTTCTACAATGCTGATCCCTTTGCATCCTCTGACCACGATCCGCTGGTGGTGGGCCTGAACCTGACAGCCACTGTGATTCCAGGCACTCAGCAGTTTGGCGGCAATGGCCGCGACACGCTGATCGGCACTGCCGGGGCAGACTACCTCGATGGCGGCAACGGCGATGACATCTTGAGAGGCGAGGCTGGCAACGACACCTTGATCGGCGGAAACGGAGCCGATCAGTTAATCGGTGGACTGGGAAGCGATCTCATGACCGGTAACAACGGCCCCGACCGCTTTATCCTCAACGGCTTGAATGAGTCGCTGTTGAGCAGCTTTGATGTCATCACCGACTTCAAGATTGGCACCGACACCCTCGATGGCCCCAATACAGTGAGCGCTGCCAATGTCGCTAAAGCCGGAGCCATTGCGGCCCTGTCGGCGGCAGACATCGGCGCGGTGCTCACCGCCAGCAGCTTCGTAGCCAACGGAGCCGCTGTTTTCACCCTGGGCAGCGAAGGCAGCACCCGCACCTTTGTGGCGCTGAACGACAGCGACGCTGGGTTCTCAGCCAACACCGATGCGGTAATTGAGATTACCGGCTACAGCGGCAACCTCAACGCCCTCTGCATTGCCTAGCTAAAAACCCCATAGCCCTCGAAATCCTTGGGCTCTTTAAAGACCCAGGGATTTCGTCACTTCTAGCCAGCGCTTTGATGGGTGATTGGCCCGGTGGCAGAGGCAGGAGAATAGGGCTCCAGCACCTCCCAGTTACTCAAAACTGAGGACTCTAGCAGTTGAAGAATCCGCTGCAGCGGTATGTCTACCCAGTCTGGGCGGCTGTTGAGTTCGTAGCCCAGCTCGTAGATTGACTTCTCAAACAGGTAGGCATCTAGCAGGGCTTTTAGTTCCGGCTGAGTTTTGGGGATAAAAGAGGCATCCTCAGCGGTAGCCAGATAGGCATTGATAAACGTAGCACTCACCCACGAGTACCAATACTGTGCCCACTGTTCCATGACCGGCAGATTGTCAGGCCGAATCAGGCCGTTGGCGACCTCGTTGCGAAAAGCTAGGGTCAGCGCATGGTTAAAGGATTGCAGCATCCCCGCCACGTCCCGCAGGGGCGATCGCTTGGTTCGCCGCTCTGCCAGGGGGCGCGCCGCTTCTCCCTCAAAGTCAATGATGACAAAATCTTTACCGGTAAACAGCACCTGCGACAGCCGGTAGTCGCCGTGACAGCGAATTCGGGTTGCCGAGATCGGCTGAGTGAGTAGGGCTTTGATGCGATCGCGAATCTCCCCCTGGCGGCTCAAGATGGTCTGGGCCAAGAGCTGCGTATCTGGCAACAGGGTCTCTAGCCGCTTCTCTAGCAGCAGCAGCACCTGCTCTGTCAGATCTCGCATATCTTGATACACCGAGCGCTGGTGCTGAAGTGAAAAGGCTTCTGGCGCAAAGTCAGGGTTTTCTGAATCAGTTGCCAAAGCTAGGTGCATCTGAGCGGTGCGCTGCCCCAGCAGTTTGACCGTATCTAGGTAAGAAACAATGATGTTGTAGCTAAATGAGGGCGCTTTTCGATTTAGCAGCTCCACCAGGGAGCGTGAGGGCAGCTTAACCTGATGCAGATCAGCCTCGGGCAGCACCATTACCCGCTCAAAGTAGTTGCGCAGGCAGTCTAGCGTAAAAGACCAGGCATCAATGCTGTTGGCGACAAACTGCTGGGCAATGGCCAGCGTCATCGTCTCACCGCTAGGGTGGTGATATTCCCAGGCCCCCACTACCGGAGCAAACTGCTTTAGCTCCGGCTTCTGCATTAAGAAGCGGCCAATTTCCAGATCGGGGTTAATGCCATTTTCAAGCTTGCGGAAAAACTTGAGAATGAGCCGGTTGCCATACACCACAGAAGAATTGCTCTGTTCCTCCTTAATTGGCGAAGGCTTAAGCTCATTTCGGTTGAGTTGGAGCCAGCTAACCCTATCGGTAGCAGTTGCCACCAGTTTCCCAGCAAGGCCCTGGTACTGGTGCTGATGGGCAATGGCGGCCAGCGATAGGCTCAAAAAGTCTTTGTCAGCTAGAGCATCGTAGAGCACTCCACCAATGTTTTGCCCCTGCATCTGGAGGTTTGCTAGCCCATGCTGGTAGTGCTCACCAATGCGCTCACTGCCTACAGATTCCTCGGCGTAAGCAAGCGGCAGCATATAAACTTCAGAGCTGCTTTCGCTGTAGATCACGCGCAGTAGAACTATGTAGGCGGTTGCGCCCGCTGTTTCAGGCGCAGGGTCGGGCACCAGTGGGATGGCTTCAGTAATTTGAGTTGATTGAATGGTGCGAGCTTTGCCGCTAAACCAGCGCCGAGTCGGCAGATAGTCTGACAAGATGGCTTCCAACGCCGCCTTTGCCTGGGGTTGAGAAAAGACGTTGTGCCACTTTCCCTCAACCACTAAAGCAGG
This sequence is a window from Pseudanabaena sp. FACHB-2040. Protein-coding genes within it:
- the treS gene encoding maltose alpha-D-glucosyltransferase, translating into MQVLTLNNDSLWFKDAIIYEVSIRAFADSNGDGVGDFPGLTKKLDYLQDLGVTAIWLLPFFPSPQKDDGYDISDYYSVNPIYGTLGDFKTFLEAAHQRGIRVIIELVVNHTSDQHPWFQAARTAPEGSQERDFYVWSDSPEKYQETRIIFQDFEPSNWSWDAVAGAYYWHRFYHHQPDLNFESAQVRQAIFDIADFWLEMGVDGLRLDAVPYLYEQEGTNCENLPQTHAFLKQLRRHIDENYPNRMLLAEANQQPEDAAAYYGQGDECHMTFHFPLMPRLFMALQLEDSFPIVDILQQTPQIPENCQWALFLRNHDELTLEMVSDQDREYMYRVYAQDTEARINLGICRRLAPLMANNQNQIKLMNCLLLSMPGTPVLYYGDEIGMGDNLNACDRNGVRTPMQWNTGPNAGFSSADPEQLHLPVIIDPVYHFEAINVETQQLNPSSLWWWTKRAIGVRKRFQSLGRGSFELLNTTNRKVLAFTRSYGNEHMLVVANLSRFAQTVELDLSAFAGTVPIEIFAGTQFPLIREDRYFLSLGSNGFYWFALQPQATAALPEPQSKHPALVVEGKWHNVFSQPQAKAALEAILSDYLPTRRWFSGKARTIQSTQITEAIPLVPDPAPETAGATAYIVLLRVIYSESSSEVYMLPLAYAEESVGSERIGEHYQHGLANLQMQGQNIGGVLYDALADKDFLSLSLAAIAHQHQYQGLAGKLVATATDRVSWLQLNRNELKPSPIKEEQSNSSVVYGNRLILKFFRKLENGINPDLEIGRFLMQKPELKQFAPVVGAWEYHHPSGETMTLAIAQQFVANSIDAWSFTLDCLRNYFERVMVLPEADLHQVKLPSRSLVELLNRKAPSFSYNIIVSYLDTVKLLGQRTAQMHLALATDSENPDFAPEAFSLQHQRSVYQDMRDLTEQVLLLLEKRLETLLPDTQLLAQTILSRQGEIRDRIKALLTQPISATRIRCHGDYRLSQVLFTGKDFVIIDFEGEAARPLAERRTKRSPLRDVAGMLQSFNHALTLAFRNEVANGLIRPDNLPVMEQWAQYWYSWVSATFINAYLATAEDASFIPKTQPELKALLDAYLFEKSIYELGYELNSRPDWVDIPLQRILQLLESSVLSNWEVLEPYSPASATGPITHQSAG
- a CDS encoding ExeM/NucH family extracellular endonuclease, whose protein sequence is MPTTLNSLVPEGAIALSNPYSQTFDSLANTSTNIAWTDSQTLAGWYSTRPTYNSGTGSSNAGALYSFGAAGNGERALGSVASGSTGTIFYGARFFNDTSDTLSSLFISYVGEQWRNGGNTAQHQLDFAYQIGASGLTSGTWVDFDPLDFVGPIATSSAGALDGNANQVSLSGTLSGFSLAPGEEIWFRWSDIDNPGSDHGLAIDNFQLTTAVAPGITLLESGGSTAVNEEGETTDTYTLALRTTPTAPVQVAIAAPDNQTRLSLDGIGFASSITVTLSDTTPQTITVKAVNDAAVEGSPHPGVITHTVTSTDANYSGLAVPNLNVSILDNDIAVNISKINEIQGSGLTTGFLNQTKTIEGVVVGAFLGSSGFNGFYVQEEDADWDGDDATSEGIFVFDPTGLFSGNVGDKVRVTGTVGEFTTSATGITGVTVNSSLTQLSLANNVVTNTVANLGASELPSVTYVTLPVADASVLERYEGMLVNIGAENGDLAVTNNFTLGRFGQVGLSAGDRLYQYTQVNAPSVEGYQDYLANLLDNYIILDDGSNTQNPDTVIHARNGQPLSATNTLRGGDTVASITGVLDQRFEGYRVQTRNPVDFTASNPRQDTAPDVGGTLKAASFNLLNYFNGDGLGGGFPTPRGADNPTEFQRQQAKTIEAILGLNADVIGYNEMENDGFGPTSAVQQLVDALNAIAGPSTYDFVIPPADALTDGKFGGDQITVGFIYKTNAVRIAPGTDPAALTTGAFAQDDANRVQRPALAVTFERLDSGTPTTETFTAIINHFKSKGSSTGRPEDANFQDGQGLSNGTRTLASQELAAWLATNPTGTADPDYLIMGDLNAYRLEDPITTLTNAGYTSLFGPESYSYQFQGQWGSLDHALASGSLASQVTGAAKWHINADEPVALDYNLNFKSPAQQTSFYNADPFASSDHDPLVVGLNLTATVIPGTQQFGGNGRDTLIGTAGADYLDGGNGDDILRGEAGNDTLIGGNGADQLIGGLGSDLMTGNNGPDRFILNGLNESLLSSFDVITDFKIGTDTLDGPNTVSAANVAKAGAIAALSAADIGAVLTASSFVANGAAVFTLGSEGSTRTFVALNDSDAGFSANTDAVIEITGYSGNLNALCIA